Genomic window (Prinia subflava isolate CZ2003 ecotype Zambia chromosome 35, Cam_Psub_1.2, whole genome shotgun sequence):
AAACCCAGCCTGTTCGCCCTGGGTCTGTTAAATATTGAACCATCCAACCCTGAGGAGCGCCCTTTGATAGGAGCCTCAAGAACCAGGGAAtaagaaatggaattttcaagtgttttctgttttcttcgTTTTGGAAGGGACTGAAATTTTGAGGTGGTTTTCGGTGGGTTGGataaacacaaatatttgaagAGTCCTGGCTTGGTTTTCTGGAATTCTCTGGGAATTTGTTCGagctttcaaatttttttttgctccctTAATGAGGAAAGGAAACCCACAGAAATGTCGATAATGAAGTGGTAGATTTTAGAAATGgcaataaaagcaaataaatgatAACGCTGCCTAATTTTAGAATGGAATTTAATGGGGCTGGTGACAAAACCTTGTGTAATTGTCCCCACATGATTATCTTACAACACTTGGTGTGTGAAGGATCCTGTGGCATCAAACACGGGTTTACAGCTCAGAGGATTTGGGTCTTTGGTGTTTCAGGGCAAAGTTTTCTGGATTTTTACTGAGTTGAAAGCGTCAAAATCCCCCCAAGGTGGCTGAAAGCAGAACGGTGAAAAACAAACGATGTGCTTTTAAATGGACCCAGATCCATGggtgtttctcttttccttcccaacAAGTATTTGGGTGAGTCAAACCACCCCAGAGAAGAGTCCTGGAAGATTAAATGTTGGGCAAACCCCACATCCCAACCAGCACCGGATCCGTCCTCTCCCAGTGCCTAATTTGGGGCCTGATCCTATCAAAGAATGCCATGAGCAGGTTCTGGGGAGGGAGCCAAGGAGCTCCTCGGGGTTGCCTCATGCGCGAGGTTCTGCGTGCTCGGGGTTGCGCCATCCCCGGCCAATCTCtggggcaggaattgctgccgAGTAAACAACGTTTCACTGCCCGGGGTCAGGCTGTAAACAACAATCAGTGGGAAAATCGTGGGATTACAcccttttctgacccagagatggggcaactgagaggCGTTTGAAAAGCTTTTATCCCGTTTTCAGTCTCACgtgaagggtgagacaataTGGGTGTTGCGACTCGCGCCATCACAATCAGAcgccaaactatttcctaattacaacACGTTACAAGCGAATGGAAtttacaaatccatttcccacatgAAATCCCCCGGGAGACGGGCAGAGCTCGTTGATAACGCTGGTGGGGCTCCGTGGGATGggagcagcacctccagcaggTTAAGAACAGAATTCTGGAGTGGTTGGGGTTGGGAGGAGCCTCTGGAGATGTCCCAGTCTCCACCTGGAGCAGGATGAGCAGGGACACGTCCGGGCGGGTTTGGGACGTCTCTGGAAGGGGGAcactcctctccttccctgggcagctgtgccagggctctgccgCCTCCGTGGAGAGAAGTTCTCCCTGGTGCTGAGGTGGAActtggggtttggtttgtggccatgctccttgtcctgtcactgggcaccactgggaAGAGTCTGGCACCGCCCTCTTGCCACAGCTGTTGAAAAGGCTTTATTTCAATTGTATCAATGTAAATGTTACACCTAAATTTGGTGTAAAATGCATATGAAGAAGGTGCTTTGTGTTGTGGAGATCCCTTGAGGAGCCATTTTGAGTGAGGGAGCCGGAAATGAAAGAAACCATCCCAATATTGAAACCACCGTGAGGTTTTATTGTCCAACCCGCCATCCAAAGGAGGCGGAGAAAAGAATCTTTTCCCGTCACAAACCCCTTTTTCCAGCAGGTCCTGGGGGACAgctctcagcacagccccacatGGGGAATGCGGAGCTCTGTGATTCAGGGTCCGGGGAAAATTCCCTGCTGGCACATCCGTGGGGCGATTCTGGGATGTGGAagaggctgctggggcagtCACTTCTTCTGCACTGGAGGCCACTGGGGGCTCTGCTTGCACTGCTGGCTCTTGATCGGGGGGACAACCACGGGGCACTTCTGCTGCACCACCTGGGCGCATCCTCCGCCCGCAGGGCCGAGCTCGGGGCCCGGGAAGGCGCCAGCTCCGTACCCCAGCCCTTCCCCGTAGTACCCCGGCCCCTCAGTGACCCTCCCCGCGGTGAGGGTGTCCCTCAAGGGCATGGTGTACCCATACCCTGCTCCTTCagccatccccaaatcccctgCATGGTAGGTGGATCCCCCCGAGGTGAGGACAGGCCCCACGTCCTCGTACCGCGTGCCGGGGCCGTAAACCGGCACCGTCCCCACCGTGGGGTCCCAGCCGGACGTGACCCCGCAGTCCCCGCTGGTGACCTCGAGGGACCCGTGGGTGTCACAGGAGAACCCCGCCGAGACGCTGTAGGGGGCTGGCGGTGGCAGGGGCGGGCAGGCCGAGGGTCTGCGGGTGTAGGTGACAGAGCAGTCCCTGCCGCAGGTGAAGGAGGCGCGGCCGTGGTGGGTGGAGAGGGAGCCCGAGCAGAACCCGCCGTGGCTCAGGGAGATGTCCCGGCTGTAGCCCCGGTTCCGCCGGGAGCATTTCCGCTGGAGGAAGTGGTAAagctggaggagggaaggaaaacaccccaaaaaactcGCGCCGTTTCCGCTTCGTGTTTGCGCCGGGGCAGGTGGGGAGGAGACAGGTGGTGTGGCCAGGAAAGCTTGGCCAGGAAAGCTTGGCCAGGAAAGCCTGGACAGGCACTGGGGCAGTTCCAGGCTTTGGAAATGAGAACTCCTGAGCTGctagagaatcatggaattgtggagtggtttgggttggaaaagaccttaaagctcatccttaaagctcatccttTCCTcgggttggaaaagaccttaaagctcatccataAAGTTCATCCTTTCCTcgggttggaaaagaccttaaagctcatccttAAAGTTCATCCTTTCCTcgggttggaaaagaccttaaagctcatccttAAAGTTCATCCTTTCCTCgggttggaaaaaaccttaaaactcatccttTCCTTGGGTTGGAgaagaccttaaagctcatcccctgccatgggcagggacaccctctgctagaccaggttgctccaagcccctgtTCTTCAAACCCGAGGATATCTGGACTCTTCCTGGGAtaactttcctttttctacCTCTGTTTCCAGAGAATCCGAAAGCTGAAATATATCCTGAATCCGGCCTCAGAAATctgaaatatattattttccCCTCTAATAACTGCCGTGGTTTTTCCCCACTCGTTTCCAtgtctgcagccacagagaTGCAAAAATAACCAGGCTCATCCTCGTTTCTGTTTCTCAGAAGCCCACCCGGGTTTTTACTCTGCTCACCCCTCTGCAGCCCAGTCTGGTGCCTtgatttcccctttttccccagggaTTGGATCCAGAAGAGCCCCACAGATCCCAAGGTCTTGGCTCAGGCAgagggctcctgctgccagcaccagccaAGGTCTTCCCATGACTAGGAAATgataaaatcccagaaaaaagCCCCAGACTTACCCTCTTCATCCATCGGAAGCACATTTAGAAGGTAAAAGTCGACTGAATGAGGAGCTTTAACAGCCTCGGGACCATTTATACGGCGTTTAACATGTAAGGGAAGTGAGACACCCTCGGGAATGAGAAGGATTTATTTACCGAACTGCGATTtcagtgtttgctttgactTCAGATCCATATCTGCCTTCACACCGCTCATTTCGCTGCTGTAATTGTTACTTCTGCTTAATGAGCCTATtcctgtgcccctgccctgggctaCGCACGAATGCTCCggcccccagccccgggaggGGTGGGTGGGGATGTGGGTGGGGAACGCGTGGCGAgcccgggggctgcaggggagcagggggagaaaGCCGatccctccctggcagctccctgctggctctAGGGGGAGGTTTTTGTggttatttttgtggtttttttttaatcctgaggaaaatattttgataccGAGCAGAAGGTCGTTCGTAGTGATTGATGCCCTAAGTGGGAATTTTGCAAGGGTGCTGTAAGAGAGCTTAAAGGCAAAATCTGCGGAGGTGTGAACGTCCCGATGCTTTAAACGCAGCCTGGCTGGGCTTAATGAAGGATTTCGCCTCCTaatccctcccttccttcttttccatctccttcctcTGGTTTGGAAGGAGCAGCGGggcctgcagggagcctggtGGGGGCCGCAGATCCAAATTCCCGGGGGCTGGAGTGGAAAACTCCGGGGAGTTCGCGGTGGGGACAAAGAGTCCAAAGCCCAAACCCCGGGCAGAAATCCGAGCGTGGGGTGGTGGGGCTGCCAGGACAGGGTGCAAAGCCTGGCACCGGAGGGATTTGAGGCCGGCAGGGAGATTTGGAGCTGCCTGAGGggtttgctgctggttttgctggtttgctgcaggttttgttccctcctgcctggcccggggctgggctggctggttCCTAACTGGGGCTCCCCTCCGGGTACAGATCATGGAATTCCAGAGCccctgaggttggaaaagccctcccagacCATCGAGTCCAGCCTGTCCTCGCTTTGTCAGCCAGCCCAGAGTGCTgagggccacctccagcccttccttggacacctccagggatggggactccaaacctccctgggcagcccctgccaagccCTGACCCCCTtcccatggggaaattcctcctgatgtccaccctgagcctgcctggggcCGTTCCCTCAGGTTTGGTGCAGGAAAGGGGAGGATGGCAAAGCCGTGGATGTTGGCGTGGTTTTATTGCCCACCTGGGGCatcaccagctgctgctgggtcaTTCCcaatccctcctcttccccactgAGCCTGGGCACATCTCCCACCAGGCACCCCAGAGGACACAGAGGACCTGCACCATGCCCAGGCACCAAAGAGTGTTGGTGCTGTGGTTCCTTTGAATTTTGGGACCTTCTGCTCCTCCCTCATGGAGCCCGGGTGGAAAATGAAGGTGCAAAACCTCTGGGGCAATAACCCGGGTGACTTTGGAGTGAAACGTCTCCCCAGAGGCATTTCTACATCCCAAGACTGTGAAGTGCAGGTTGATAGtgcaagaaataaattaaatccccccaaaaccaaaaaccaggAGAACCAAAAACCAAAAGGGCAGGTTTGAGCAATTATAATGTTTATTGGTTGTAAAAAGTGgctttggaaaagcagcagaacattATCAAAGGCATCCCAACACCAGGAGCAGGGCAACCCTGGAGTCCTCACGCGAGGATGCAACACCCAGGGGACAGGaagggccaggctgggaaggaccaggcagcagagccagggctggaggcaaaGAGGAGCCGTGGCAGAGCCGGAGCTGCCCGGGGTGGTCACTTCTGCTGGCCGTAGGGccagtggcagctctgcttgctCTGGTGGGACACCACTCTGGGGATGACAATGGGACACTTCTGCTGGGAGGAGCCTCCTCCGCCACCTCCGGAGCTGATGATGATGGTCTGGCCTGAGGAGCCGCCGCCGTACCCTCCTCCCATCCCGTAGCTGGATCCTCCACCGCAGTATCCAGAGGATCCACTGCTGTATCCTCCACCCATCCCGTAGCTGGATCCTCCACCACAGTATCCGGAGGAACCTCCCCCTCCAATGATGCTCTTTGATCCTGAGGATCCACCACCGTATCCTCCACCCATCCCGTAGCTGGATCCTCCgctgcagcacccagaggaACCTCCACTGCCTCCATCTCCCAGTATGATCTTGGTTCCCGAAGACACACCACCGTATTCTCCACCCGTCCCATATCCTGAGGATCCTCCACCGCAGTATCCGGAGGAACCTCCGCTGCCTCCCCCTACAACGATGCTCTTTGATCCCGAGGATCCACCGTATCCTCCTCCCATCCCGTAGCTGGAGCCTCcactgcagcacccagaggagctgcttccCCCTCCGATGATGCTCTTTGATCCCGAAGATCCACCATATCCTCCTCCCATGCCATAACCTGAGCATCCTCCACTGCTTCCCCCTCCGATGATGCTCTTTGATCCCGAGGATCCACCATATCCTCCTCCCATGCCATAACCTGAGCATCCTCCACTGCTTCCCCCTCCGATGATGCTCTTTGATCCCGAGGATCCACCATATCCTCCTCCCATGCCATAACCTGAGCATCCTCCGCTGCTTCCCCCTCCGATGATGCTCTTTGATCCCGAGGATCCACCACCGTATCCTCCACTCATCCCGTAGCTGGAGGAGCCCCCACTGCAGCATCCAGAGGAGCTGGTTCCCCCTCCGATGATGCTCTTTAATCCCGAAGATCCACCATATCCTCCTCCTATCCCATAGCTGGAGGAGCCTCcactgcagcacccagaggAACCTCCACTGCTTCCCCCTCCGATGATGACCTTTGTCCCTGAGGATCCACCACCGTACCCCCCTCCCATGCCGTATCCGGAGGAGCCGCCGCTGCAGCAGGATCCTCCTCCACTGCCGCCAGAGCTGACGATGATTTTGccggagctgctggagctcccGCAGCACGAGGAGCCCTGGGACAGGTAACCAGAGGAGCCGCCCCCGTGGCACCCGCCGGACTGGGAGGACATCCCATGGCAGCCGCCGGAGCTTTGTCTGGAGCACATCTTGGAGCAGTGACCCTGCAAGGGATGGAGCTGTCAGAAAGGAGAACCTCGGAAGCGCTCCCCGTTTGTCCCACCTTCTGCAGCCCCGCAAGGACGGCAGCTTCCAACTCCCTCCCCGCCGCGGGACCTGCCCTGACACGCCAGGGAGATCTCTGCAGGTCTCAACAGCTCCGGGAAACCTCTGCGTGCGGGAAGGTCGGGAACGCTTCCCGAGGTCTGTGACACGCCTAAAAAAATTGCGTGGATCCTTCTGGATGTCTCACCCTGACTCAGCAGCTCAAAGTTCAGCTTTCAGAGACCCAGCTTCCCTGTCTAAGGACGGGAGCCCCGTTGGCACCTCcagttggttttttggtggagCCACCACGGTTCAAAGAACGCCCAAAGACGAACCGCTGGAGGGATCTCCCTGCCCAGAAGTTCCAGAAGATTCCGAGCTTACCTTCGGAGCTGGTGGGAACGACGCGATTCTCGGCGTTGGTTGAGTGAGGAACCCGGGGACAGCCGAGCTTTTATACCCAAGCTCCCGGGGGAAGTGAGACACCCTGAGGAATGCTGAGAGATTTATTGACAGAGCTTGGCTTGGGCTGCCTCCTTCCTTGACTCACTTGGAGCTGGGGTGATGCGAAGGAGGCGCACCAGCCCCGCGCCGAATTGGAGTCGCTAATTCCTGTTAATGATTCCCTTCCGGGAGCTTCGCTCCCGATTTTTGGGACAAACGACACCTCAGGATCTGTTTTGGGGGGGGATGTGGGTGCCCCCAATGTGTTTCTGCCGGGCTGGAGCTTCTTGGGAGCTCGGGACAGAGTGGGGGGCGAACGGACGGTGAGCGAtgggggctggagggagctggagcCAGAGATGGATGGAAGGACGAGGATGAAGGATGAGCTTGGGCAGAGTCCCAAGGAATTTTGGAGAATTTCCCCAAGGACTGGCAAGACGGGGAGCAGGAGCAAGcccatcctgctgggaaaggcCAGGGGTACCACCCCGATGGAGTTCCTTGGTCTGTGTCAGAGGATGCTGTGAGGGTGACAGTGACAAAGGGGACGGTGACAAAGGGGACAGTGACAAAGGGGACTTTTCCCTTCAATCTTTTGCGACCCCAAGGTGGAAGCGGACATTGGATTTCCATGGAAATCTGTGCTCAGCTCCATCTTCCAAGGGTCTCAGTCTCCAGGCTGGAGTGGGGAAAGCCTCAAAACCCTTCTATTTTCAAAGTTGTGCTTGAAGGCCATCAAGACCTCACCCTTGAACTCTAGGACAGTAAAAACCCCCTCTGCCTCAACAGGAGCCTTCTGAGGGTCTTCACTGGCCACCCCACCCTCTCCTGAGCAGGACAGTCACCCGGGAACGTTCCCTGCTGGAGGGTGACAGTTTGTCAGCTCAGCTGTCCCAGCACTCTGTGTCACGCGTGTTTGGAGCCTGACAGCACATCCGCCCTCCCGGGACACGGAGCAGAGGACAGGCTAATGGGGGTTTGGGCTGTGGGGACGTGTGACAGCAGCAGGCCCCGGCTGTCACCACGAACGTGACTCTGAACATGCACACCCGACACCCTTGGGATGGGGACGGGGccaccagcactggggacacacGTGCCCAGTGGGGCTCCCTTCGTTCGGCTTTGGAGTCCCTCCTGCGGCCTTATCTCTGTTCTCATCTCCAGATCTGAGGTGTCACCgctgccctggctcccagctctgtgtgtgggCGTTGTACTCCTGAGGATCTCAACACCTTGATCCCTTCCGTGCCTTCAACCTGTAGGGACTCGCCCAGAGGGACACTGAGGATTAGCAGCTCGTTAGCGTGGAGGGACACCCGGGAtgagcagcccagggaggaggaaaggcCGTGGAGGCTTTTCAGGGGTGGTGAGGGGAGCTCCTGCAAACCACCGAGTGTGGGGAGCCCCGGGTTGGACCCCCTGGAAGTGCTGAGGTGGATTTGTAGGAAAAGCGTGGCTGGaagctcagctgcaggaaatgGGGGCACTTCCAGGTGAGGGAGGAATTGGATAAAGGGAAATGGGGATGTCAAAGGCTTCAGGGCCACGTGACGCTCTGCTGGGCCCTTTTCCCTGCAGTGGAAACCTCGGGAGGGTCATGGTACCTCTTCATCTTCTCACTGCAAACTCCTCTGTGGGTGGTTGATACAAGAGAGGACAAATCCCTGGCCAGatcctgcagcaccctgggtCCCTTTTCCCTCACCCTGGGTCCCCTTTCCCACCAGATTCCCTCACGCTCAGTGATGCTGAGCGTGATCCTGGAGAAGAACTCTCCAGTTTTCTCCCAAGGGCAGGAGCCTGTCAGTCGGGATCCCTCAAGGGTTTCATGGCCGACGATCCCTTTAATTCCTAATTttgttccctccctgccaggtgTGGTTGTGAGATGAATAAAAACCATTTGGGCTTGATGTTAATGTTTACTGGGCTCAAGACTAATCCCGCCTGTTCCAAAGAGGATTTTGGGAGTTCTTTTTTGAGAGAATTTTGCCACTTTGAGAGGGAAGCCTGCTGTctctgggctgcatccaaaggaGGGTGGGCAGGATGGTGAGgaaagttttttttcccctctgctctggtgagatccCACTGggaatgctgtgtccagctctggtgtCCCCAACAGAAAAGGGACATGGAATTGTtggagcaaatccagaggaggccatgaagTTGATAAAGGGACTGGAGCCCCTCCCCTATGGAGTCAGGCTGGGaatgctcagcctggaggagaggaggttgtgtggagacctcagagcccctcccAGGATctccagggaagctggagagggacttttcctcaggaactgcagggacaggacacagggaatggagtCAGGATGAAAGAGGGGGAAATCAGCTTGGATATAGGAAAGATCTGTTGGTGagcacctgctccagcactggaGAACATTTCCCAGCAGAAGGTTTGGATGTTCTGACTGGCAAAGGAGAAAATCAACCTTGCAAACCAGTTGTGTCCGTGCACAGAAATCTTTATTTCCAGCCACTTTTATGGCACAGAGGAGTTCACAGCACAGGGATGCAGCACCGAGGGGACacgagggacagggacacgagGGACAGGGACGGGCTGGGAGCAAACTCAACCGCTCCTGACAGGaactggagctgcccagggcgGTTACTTCTGCTGGCAGGGCCAGTGGGAGCTCTGCTTGGTCTGGTGGGACACCACGCTGGGGATGACAACGGGACACTTCTGCTGGGACGAGCCCCCGCCACCGCCACCTCCGGAGCTGATGATGATGGTCCCGCCCGAGGAGCCGCCGCCGGATCCGCCACCGCAGCACCCGGAGGATCCGCCGCCCCCTCCCATGATGATCTTCCCTCCCGAGGAGCCGCCACCGGAGCCCCCTCCGCAGCACCCGGAggagcctcctcctcctcctcctccgccaGAGCTGATGATGATCTTCTGGGCGGAGCCCCCACCGCCACCGCCGGATCCTCCACCGCAGCATCCACCTCCACCACCTCCACTGCCTCCCATGATGCTCTTTGAGGATCCACCACCGGATCCGCCACCGCAGCATCCAGAGGAtcctccaccacctcctcctcccatGATGATCTTCATCCCAGAAGAGCCACCACCGCCAGATCCTCCACCACAGcatccaccaccaccacctccaccGCCTCCCATGATGCTCTTTGAGGATCCACCACTGGATCCTCCACCGCAGCATCCACCTCCACCACCGCCTCCCATCATACTCTTTGAGGATCCACCACTGGATCCGCCACCGCAGCACCCGGAGGatcctccaccaccaccaccaccacctccaaTGATGACCTTGGTTCCTGAAGATCCACCACCAGACCCTCCACCCATGCCACCCCCACCGCAGCATccaccaccacctccaccaccacctcccATCATGCTCTTTGAGGATCCACCGCCGGATCCTCCACCGCAGCATCCACCACCACCTCCGCCTCCACCTCCGCCTCCCATGATGATCTTCATCCCAGAAGAGCCACCACCACCGCTGGATCCACCACCGCAGcatccaccaccaccacctcccatCATGCTCTTTGAGGATCCACCGCTGGATCCTCCACCGCAGCAtccaccacctccacctccaccACCTCCCATCATGCTCTTTGAGGATCCACCGCTGGATCCTCCACCGCAGCATCCACCTCCACCTCCGCCTCCACCTCCCATGATGATCTTCCCTCCTGAGGAGCCGCCACCGGATCCCCCTCCGCAGCACCCGGAggagcctcctcctcctcctccgccaCCAGAGCTGATAATGATCTTCTGGGCTGATCCTCCGGAGGATCCTCCGCCGCAGCAGGAGCCGCCTCCTCCCCCGCTGGAGGAGCCCTGGGACTGGTaactgcccctgcagcagcagcagcagccgcagccgTGGCAGCCGCTTTGTCTGGAGCACATCTTGCACCGGTGACCCtgcaaggaaaagctttttaCTCCAGGGAATTCATGAGAACTTCCAAAGGCCCGTGACCCCAGTCCAGCCCAACACCACTTTGTAGTGTCCAGGATCATCTTCTAAAGACTTTTATCCCAAAGTTGTCCTATCTCCTTCTCCTAAAGCCATTCCATCTCCATCTCAATACTGAGGAGAGACAACCTTCAGCAGCACGGGCTGATCCCTCTTCTGTTTGGTCTGGTGGGTCCAAGACATCCACAAGAGATTTAAATTCCTCCCAGCaacttccctgcccttccatcGCCCCCccaccagatt
Coding sequences:
- the LOC134563224 gene encoding uncharacterized protein LOC134563224 codes for the protein MKRLYHFLQRKCSRRNRGYSRDISLSHGGFCSGSLSTHHGRASFTCGRDCSVTYTRRPSACPPLPPPAPYSVSAGFSCDTHGSLEVTSGDCGVTSGWDPTVGTVPVYGPGTRYEDVGPVLTSGGSTYHAGDLGMAEGAGYGYTMPLRDTLTAGRVTEGPGYYGEGLGYGAGAFPGPELGPAGGGCAQVVQQKCPVVVPPIKSQQCKQSPQWPPVQKK
- the LOC134563262 gene encoding uncharacterized protein LOC134563262, with amino-acid sequence MCSRQSGCHGCGCCCCCRGSYQSQGSSSGGGGGSCCGGGSSGGSAQKIIISSGGGGGGGGSSGCCGGGSGGGSSGGKIIMGGGGGGGGGCCGGGSSGGSSKSMMGGGGGGGGGCCGGGSSGGSSKSMMGGGGGGCCGGGSSGGGGSSGMKIIMGGGGGGGGGGGCCGGGSGGGSSKSMMGGGGGGGGGCCGGGGMGGGSGGGSSGTKVIIGGGGGGGGGSSGCCGGGSSGGSSKSMMGGGGGGGCCGGGSSGGSSKSIMGGGGGGGGGCCGGGSGGGGSSGMKIIMGGGGGGGSSGCCGGGSGGGSSKSIMGGSGGGGGGCCGGGSGGGGGGSAQKIIISSGGGGGGGGSSGCCGGGSGGGSSGGKIIMGGGGGSSGCCGGGSGGGSSGGTIIISSGGGGGGGSSQQKCPVVIPSVVSHQTKQSSHWPCQQK
- the LOC134563263 gene encoding loricrin-like, with protein sequence MCSRQSSGGCHGMSSQSGGCHGGGSSGYLSQGSSCCGSSSSSGKIIVSSGGSGGGSCCSGGSSGYGMGGGYGGGSSGTKVIIGGGSSGGSSGCCSGGSSSYGIGGGYGGSSGLKSIIGGGTSSSGCCSGGSSSYGMSGGYGGGSSGSKSIIGGGSSGGCSGYGMGGGYGGSSGSKSIIGGGSSGGCSGYGMGGGYGGSSGSKSIIGGGSSGGCSGYGMGGGYGGSSGSKSIIGGGSSSSGCCSGGSSYGMGGGYGGSSGSKSIVVGGGSGGSSGYCGGGSSGYGTGGEYGGVSSGTKIILGDGGSGGSSGCCSGGSSYGMGGGYGGGSSGSKSIIGGGGSSGYCGGGSSYGMGGGYSSGSSGYCGGGSSYGMGGGYGGGSSGQTIIISSGGGGGGSSQQKCPIVIPRVVSHQSKQSCHWPYGQQK